The Pseudomonas sp. FP198 genomic interval CGTGGCTACAACCGGTGTGAAGATCATCGAACAGGACAACGGCGGTTTCGACGAACTGCGCACCAGCGCCGCAACGACCACCATGGACGTGTTCGTCGAAAAAATGGTGTACACGGGCACGGGCTCTTTTACCGGTTACGGCAACACCGGTGACAACATCATTATTGGCGGTGCAGGCAACGACGTTTTGTTTGGTGGTGACGGCGCTGATCAGTTCTTCGGCGGTGCGGGGCTTGATGTGGTCGGTTATATCGACAGTAAAGTGGCCGTGAACATCAATCTCAAGACTGGTGTCCATTCTGGTATCGCAGCAGGCGATACTTTCACCGACATTGAAGTCATTCGTGGCACAGGCGCTGCTGATACCGTGGTGGCTGATGACCGGGCCATCGGTTTTGATGGTGGGGCAGGTGTCGACACCATGGATTATTCTGCTTCTTCTGCCGCCATTGACATAGACATCCGCAACGGTGTGGGTAGGGCTGGCATCGGTGGCGACGCAGAAGGCGACACGTTATCGGCGGTGGAAAAGGTCATCGGGACGGCTTTCGATGACACTTTCACCAGCGCGATTGGTAACGTGACCTTTGAAGGCGGCTCCGGTAACGATATCTACAACGTGGCTACAACCGGTGTGAAGATCATCGAACAGGACAACGGCGGTTTCGACGAACTGCGCACCAGCGCCGCAACGACCACCATGGACGTGTTCGTCGAAAAAATGGTGTACACGGGCACGGGCTCTTTTACCGGTTACGGCAACACCGGTGACAACATCATTATTGGCGGTGCAGGCAACGACGTTTTGTTTGGTGGTGACGGCGCTGATCAGTTCTTCGGCGGTGCGGGGCTTGATGTGGTCGGTTATATCGACAGTAAAGTGGCCGTGAACATCAATCTCAAGACTGGTGTCCATTCTGGTATCGCAGCAGGCGATACTTTCACCGACATTGAAGTCATTCGTGGCACAGGCGCTGCTGATACCGTGGTGGCTGATGACCGGGCCATCGGTTTTGATGGTGGGGCAGGTGTCGACACCATGGATTATTCTGCTTCTTCTGCCGCCATTGACATAGACATCCGCAACGGTGTGGGTAGGGCTGGCATCGGTGGCGACGCAGAAGGCGACACGTTATCGGCGGTGGAAAAGGTCATCGGGACGGCTTTCGATGACACTTTCACCAGCGCGATTGGTAACGTGACCTTTGAAGGCGGCTCCGGTAACGATATCTACAACGTGGCTACAACCGGTGTGAAGATCATCGAACAGGACAACGGCGGTTTCGACGAACTGCGCACCAGCGCCGCAACGACCACCATGGACGTGTTCGTCGAAAAAATGGTGTACACGGGCACGGGCTCTTTTACCGGTTACGGCAACGCCGGTGACAACATCATTATTGGCGGTGCAGGCAACGACGTTTTGTTTGGTGGTGACGGCGCTGATCAGTTCTTTGGCGGTGCGGGGCTTGATGTGGTCGGTTATATCGACAGTAAAGTGGCCGTGAACATCAATCTCAAGACTGGTGTCCATTCTGGTATCGCAGCAGGCGATACTTTCACCGACATTGAAGTTATTCGTGGCACAGGTGCTGCCGACACCTTCATCGGCGGGTCACAAGCGATGGGACTCGATGGAGCGCTGGGTACAGACTTGGCCAGCTATGAACAATCCACGAGCGCGGTGACCATCGACCTGACAACGAATGTGAACGCAGGTGATGCTGCGGGTGATACGTTTACCGCGATCGAGATATATCAGGGCTCTAGCTTCAATGACACGCTGTTGGGTTCTGCTAAAGCCGACATTTTTATCGGCGGTGCGGGCGCCGATGTCATTGATGGACGAGGGGGAGTGGACCAGGCTTGGTATATCAACAGTGCTGCTGCTGTGGAGATCAATCTCCAGACGGGTATTCACCAAGGAGGCGACGCCCAAGGCGATGTGCTGACTAACATTGAACGGATCATGGGCAGCCAGTTTAATGACTCGATGACAGGAGACAGCCTGGCTAACTGGATGGAGGGTGGGTTGGGCAGTGACACCATTTATGGTGGCGATGGTGCCGATTACATTTATGGTGGTTTGTACACGGCTACAGGCCCGATGCTTCCTGGTGGCGCTACTAACGTTGCTCAGGCCGATCAGCTTTATGGTGGCCTCGGCGATGATGCGATCACAACGGCCACGCTGGATACCGGAACGATGGCTTATGGCGAGGCAGGCAACGACGGTATTGCGGTATACAGCGGAACTGCTGATGGTGGGGCCGGCAACGACATTCTGTTGGGCAGAGGGGATGGTTTCCGTTTGTTGGGCGGAGCAGGCGATGACACTTTGACTGTCGCCGAAGGTGGTCAGGGGTTCGTCAATGGCGGCCAGGATGACGATACTTACGTCATTGATACTTACGGCCAGGTCACGATCAAGGATGACGGCACAGGAGGATTTGACCGGGTGATGCTGAACGGCATGGCGTCGATGGACACGATAACGACCGTGCGAAGTGGCAATGATGCCTATATCTTCAATACCTCCAGCTACCATTCTGGCCAGCCTCTTTCGGACATGGGCGTGAAGCTGCAGGATTGGTACGCGGGCTTCAACACCATCGAACAGTTCCATACGTCCAATGGAGATGTCTTTACGATCCCCGCATAACAGCGCCCCCTTGTCCGGGGAGTTCGATCAAAAGCAGGCTACAGGAACGCCTCTGTGTCTTATTGAACCAGAGGCTTTTATTTATCCACAGGATGGGCGCAATCTTACGCAGGCGAGTCCTGCCGTAGGCGGACTGTCTGGTGCGGAACTTGCAGTCCAGCGCAAGGCGCTCGAAGAGCGTCAAGTTTCCTTACGACCTCTGTCATCGAGTCAGTATTGACTGGTGACATGGATGTCATGAAAAACCAAGGGATGGATAACAGTTGAAAACCCCTAACGCTGCCAGTGCGCCTGTTGTCGCGCCTCCATTGAAGTCGGCACTGCGCCGGGGGCTGATAGGCGCCGCGCTGTTTTCCGGGGTGATCAATATCCTGGCGCTGATCGGCCCGGTGTTCATGCTGGAGGTCTACGACCGCGTCATTCCCAGCCAGAGTGTTCCGACTCTGGTCGCCCTGGGGCTCCTGGCGCTAGGGGTCTATGCGCTTTCGGGGCTGCTGGATATCATTCGTTCACGGGTCATGGTGCGAATTGCCTCCTCGCTGGACCTGGCGCTGTCATCCAAGGTCTTCAACGTCATCGCCGGTGCGTCACTGAAGACACCCATTACCGGCGACGCCTTGAAACCGGCCCAGGAGCTGGACCAGATTCGCGGTTTTATTGGCGGACCGGGCCTGGTGGCTTTTTTCGATTTGCCCTGGACGCCGGTCTACCTCGCCATCTGCTTTTATATCCATCCGCTGTTTGGCCTTTTGACCGTCGGCCTGATGGCCATCCTTATCGGCCTGACCCTGATCACCGACCGCCAGACCCGCAAGCTGATGCAGACTTCGGCCGATGCGTTGAACAAGCGCAACCACCTCGGTCAGCAAGCTCACCAGAACGCCGAAGCGCTGATGGCCATGGGCATGTTGGCCAATACGTCGAATATCTGGCAGAAGAGCCACAGTACCTTCATCACCCTGCAGCGACGCTTGATCGACATCGGCGGTTTTTACGGTGGCATCTCCAAGACCTTGCGCCAGGTCGTGCAGTCGGCCGCCCTGGCCCTTGGGGCTTGGCTGGTGATCAAAGGTGACTTGAGCGGTGGCACGATGATCGCGGCGTCGATCATCGTGGCGCGAACCCTGGCACCGGCTGAGCAGGTGATTGCCACGTGGCGAAGTCTGCTGGGTGCCCAGATAGCCTGGAAGAAGCTGGTGGAAGTGTTCGCCCTGTTCCCTGATGCCCAGAGCAAGACCGAGCTACCCGCTGCTCATCGCAGTTTGCAGGTCGAAAACGTTTTTGCGGCGCCGCCCGGCGCACAGCACCTGACCTTGCAAAATATCAACTTCATGGTCGCCGCGGGTACTGCCGTAGGCGTGGTAGGACCGAGTGCATCGGGCAAGTCATCACTGGCGCGCGTGCTGGTCAACGCCTGGACGCCGGCCCGCGGGCATGTGCGGCTCGATGGTGCGCCGCTCGATCTGCTGACCGAACAGGCGCGAGGCAAGTTGATCGGCTACCTGCCTCAAAGCGTCGGTCTGTTCACTGGAACCGTCGCCCAGAACATCGCCCGGCTGGACCCTGCTGCACAGGACAGCGCAATTGTCAGCGCTGCGCAATTGGCCGGCGTGCATGAGCTGATCCTGCAATTGCCCCAAGGCTATGAAACCCAGGTGGGCGAGGGCGGGGTCAACCTCTCGGCCGGCCAACGGCAACGGGTGGCGCTGGCCAGGGCGCTGTTTGGTGATCCGTTCCTGGTGGTGTTGGACGAGCCGAATTCAAACCTCGATGCCGAAGGCGAGCAGGCGCTGGCCAAGGCCATCCTGGCGCTCAAGGCCCGTGGTGCAATCGTGATAGTGATTGCCCACCGCACCAATATCCTGTCGGTGATCGATCAGGTGCTGATCCTCGAACAGGGCGTACAGACCGCTTACGGTCCGAGGGATGTCGTCCTTAAACGCTCTCCCGCAGCGCCTCCCCGGCCCTCCAGCAATGTTGTGGAACTGGGAGCGTCGAACTGATGCATACCGATCAAGAAGTCACTCTGACCGCTTCCTTGTCCCGTCATCTGCGTTGGGGCGCTATCTCGTTGCTGGTGCTGCTCGGCGGAGGGCTGACCTGGGCGGTATTCACCAATCTGTCCGGCGCCGTCATCGCCACCGGTGTGGTCGCGGTGGAGGGCAGCGTCAAGACCGTCCAGCATCCTACCGGTGGCATCGTCGCCGAATTGCTGGTCAAGGAAGGACAGGCCGTTGCCGCCGGGGACGTACTGTTGCGCCTCGATGCCACTCTGCCCGCCGCCAGCCAGGCCATTGTCAGTAAATCATTGAACCAGGCCTGGGCTCGGCTGGCTCGCCTGGAGGCCGAGCGCGACAATGCCGGCGAAGTCGCAATACCCAAAGAGTTGATGACTCGCATGAGCCTGGAAGAGGCCAAGTCGGTCATGGCTATCGAGCAGCAATTGTTCTTCGACCGTCGAGCATCCCGCGAAGGCCAGAAAAAACAGCTTCGCGAGCGCGTTCAGCAACTCAACGAAACCATTGCCGGCCATGACATCCAGCAGAAAACCAAGCTGGAAGAAATCGAGCTTATCGACTCGGAATATCAGGCGGTCAAGACGCTGTTCGACAAAGGCATGATGACCCTCGACCGGGTCAATGCCCTGGCCCGGGGGATTGCCCGGCTGCGCGGCGAACGCGGTCAATTGATGGCCTCCATCGCCGAGGCACGGGGCAAGATCGCCGAAACCGAGTTGCAACGGCTCCAGGTCGACCAGACCTTCCGCAGTGAGGTGTCCCAGGAACTGCGCGACCTGCTGGCCCGCCAGGGCGAACTGATCGAGCGGGAAATCACTGCCAGCGACCAGCTCAAACGCATCGACATCACCGCGCCTATCGCCGGGCGCGTGCAGCAATTGGCGGTACATACCATCGGCGGCGTCATCTCACCGGCCGAAGGGCTCATGCAGATCGTGCCGGCAAACGATGAATTGTTGGTGGAGGCGAAGATCAGTGCGCAGGACATTGATCAATTAACTGTCGGGCAATCCGCGACCTTGCGCTTGAGCGCGTTCAACCGCAGCACCACCCCCGAACTGACCGGCACCGTGGTGCGGCTGTCGGCGGATCTGA includes:
- a CDS encoding calcium-binding protein; its protein translation is MTVINGTSSVDTLAGTSGDDEIYGLGSNDVLLSSAGADKLDGGTGVDTADYSASTAAINIDIRNGVGRAGIGGDAEGDTLSAVEKVIGTAFDDTFTSAIGNVTFEGGSGNDIYNVATTGVKIIEQDNGGFDELRTSAATTTMDVFVEKMVYTGTGSFTGYGNTGDNIIIGGAGNDVLFGGDGADQFFGGAGLDVVGYIDSKVAVNINLKTGVHSGIAAGDTFTDIEVIRGTGAADTVVADDRAIGFDGGAGVDTMDYSASSAAIDIDIRNGVGRAGIGGDAEGDTLSAVEKVIGTAFDDTFTSAIGNVTFEGGSGNDIYNVATTGVKIIEQDNGGFDELRTSAATTTMDVFVEKMVYTGTGSFTGYGNTGDNIIIGGAGNDVLFGGDGADQFFGGAGLDVVGYIDSKVAVNINLKTGVHSGIAAGDTFTDIEVIRGTGAADTVVADDRAIGFDGGAGVDTMDYSASSAAIDIDIRNGVGRAGIGGDAEGDTLSAVEKVIGTAFDDTFTSAIGNVTFEGGSGNDIYNVATTGVKIIEQDNGGFDELRTSAATTTMDVFVEKMVYTGTGSFTGYGNAGDNIIIGGAGNDVLFGGDGADQFFGGAGLDVVGYIDSKVAVNINLKTGVHSGIAAGDTFTDIEVIRGTGAADTFIGGSQAMGLDGALGTDLASYEQSTSAVTIDLTTNVNAGDAAGDTFTAIEIYQGSSFNDTLLGSAKADIFIGGAGADVIDGRGGVDQAWYINSAAAVEINLQTGIHQGGDAQGDVLTNIERIMGSQFNDSMTGDSLANWMEGGLGSDTIYGGDGADYIYGGLYTATGPMLPGGATNVAQADQLYGGLGDDAITTATLDTGTMAYGEAGNDGIAVYSGTADGGAGNDILLGRGDGFRLLGGAGDDTLTVAEGGQGFVNGGQDDDTYVIDTYGQVTIKDDGTGGFDRVMLNGMASMDTITTVRSGNDAYIFNTSSYHSGQPLSDMGVKLQDWYAGFNTIEQFHTSNGDVFTIPA
- a CDS encoding type I secretion system permease/ATPase; translation: MKTPNAASAPVVAPPLKSALRRGLIGAALFSGVINILALIGPVFMLEVYDRVIPSQSVPTLVALGLLALGVYALSGLLDIIRSRVMVRIASSLDLALSSKVFNVIAGASLKTPITGDALKPAQELDQIRGFIGGPGLVAFFDLPWTPVYLAICFYIHPLFGLLTVGLMAILIGLTLITDRQTRKLMQTSADALNKRNHLGQQAHQNAEALMAMGMLANTSNIWQKSHSTFITLQRRLIDIGGFYGGISKTLRQVVQSAALALGAWLVIKGDLSGGTMIAASIIVARTLAPAEQVIATWRSLLGAQIAWKKLVEVFALFPDAQSKTELPAAHRSLQVENVFAAPPGAQHLTLQNINFMVAAGTAVGVVGPSASGKSSLARVLVNAWTPARGHVRLDGAPLDLLTEQARGKLIGYLPQSVGLFTGTVAQNIARLDPAAQDSAIVSAAQLAGVHELILQLPQGYETQVGEGGVNLSAGQRQRVALARALFGDPFLVVLDEPNSNLDAEGEQALAKAILALKARGAIVIVIAHRTNILSVIDQVLILEQGVQTAYGPRDVVLKRSPAAPPRPSSNVVELGASN
- a CDS encoding HlyD family type I secretion periplasmic adaptor subunit, whose protein sequence is MHTDQEVTLTASLSRHLRWGAISLLVLLGGGLTWAVFTNLSGAVIATGVVAVEGSVKTVQHPTGGIVAELLVKEGQAVAAGDVLLRLDATLPAASQAIVSKSLNQAWARLARLEAERDNAGEVAIPKELMTRMSLEEAKSVMAIEQQLFFDRRASREGQKKQLRERVQQLNETIAGHDIQQKTKLEEIELIDSEYQAVKTLFDKGMMTLDRVNALARGIARLRGERGQLMASIAEARGKIAETELQRLQVDQTFRSEVSQELRDLLARQGELIEREITASDQLKRIDITAPIAGRVQQLAVHTIGGVISPAEGLMQIVPANDELLVEAKISAQDIDQLTVGQSATLRLSAFNRSTTPELTGTVVRLSADLIQDERTGVGFYRAGIRIPKEQVERISGLTLVPGMPVESLIKTGDRTVLSYLLKPIGDHAQRAFREG